The following are encoded in a window of Verrucomicrobiia bacterium genomic DNA:
- a CDS encoding CbrC family protein: protein MKFKRLNCALRVMILPSFKYHPDPIATGSIRHSEAECKCCHQQRGYIYVGPIFSIEELDERICPWCIADGSAHVKFDVEFTDANGVGGNSKLPVPESVIEEVAFRTPGFSGWQQEHWLACCGDAAAFVGRAGWAEIESWWRDAVASIQKDGGMTDGMEWQIYLSALNKEGSPTAYIFKCLHCGGHLGYSDCH, encoded by the coding sequence ATGAAATTTAAGAGACTAAATTGCGCATTGCGTGTGATGATTTTACCGTCGTTCAAATACCATCCAGATCCAATCGCCACTGGCAGCATTAGGCATTCAGAGGCTGAGTGTAAGTGCTGTCATCAGCAGCGTGGTTACATCTATGTGGGTCCAATTTTTTCGATTGAAGAGCTAGATGAGCGTATTTGTCCCTGGTGTATTGCCGACGGTTCGGCACATGTTAAGTTTGATGTGGAATTTACAGACGCCAATGGTGTGGGGGGAAATTCCAAACTGCCCGTGCCTGAATCGGTTATTGAGGAGGTCGCGTTTCGGACGCCAGGATTTTCAGGATGGCAGCAGGAGCATTGGCTGGCTTGCTGTGGCGATGCAGCGGCATTTGTTGGTCGAGCGGGTTGGGCGGAAATTGAAAGTTGGTGGCGTGATGCCGTTGCATCCATTCAGAAGGATGGCGGGATGACGGATGGAATGGAGTGGCAGATTTACCTATCTGCGCTAAATAAAGAGGGCAGTCCGACGGCATATATTTTCAAATGTTTGCATTGCGGCGGCCATCTAGGTTATTCAGATTGTCATTGA
- a CDS encoding contact-dependent growth inhibition system immunity protein, which translates to MKNRPQNKSTTTDFVSLTDILGPWVEPDWDSGLIRRCKEAWNKPLRDLSREELATLLRQRFAVEHLLPIAIKKLEAQDDDSTEMFDGELSEAIAYASKPA; encoded by the coding sequence ATGAAGAATAGGCCACAGAATAAAAGTACAACCACCGACTTTGTTTCTCTCACGGACATTCTCGGACCGTGGGTTGAGCCGGATTGGGACAGTGGATTGATTCGCCGTTGCAAAGAAGCGTGGAATAAACCCCTTCGCGATCTATCGAGAGAGGAACTAGCTACCTTGTTGCGACAGAGATTTGCCGTCGAACATCTTTTACCAATTGCGATAAAGAAACTAGAGGCTCAAGATGATGATAGTACTGAAATGTTTGATGGGGAGCTTTCGGAGGCGATTGCGTATGCGAGCAAACCTGCATAA
- a CDS encoding acyltransferase codes for MNESQKAACLPFADSPFGSTPKTSAVPPSKLIQSPGDRSLDQWRGLALVLVLISHGFHYPVDRVPGVGRAGVNLFFFISGILVFRSLSKGPEHFWQGAKFFWKRRLKRLIPAKYFYLIFIAILLLLLPATLAPREFAHSYFDGLPSSFLYYRNYYIPTMAAYSPATHLPENLAGHLWSLACEMQFYLLAPLIFFLGGRALARRLMVFGLILMAMLAAGAAVLGRSDYNPYTFQVAAWPMMAGFFFAFLHVSFPQFIQRLGPAMVGIGIFSFAALTIALLSHPASYTMHKQVVVLAGTLFVAGCTGCYVTGIAPRNLFGDIFHYLGNRTYSIYLWQQPLTIGGLMAGVFHPWGALLAIPIGALSFRYFERPFMSKFKKPQDASRR; via the coding sequence ATGAATGAATCGCAAAAAGCCGCCTGCCTGCCTTTCGCGGATTCTCCCTTTGGTTCCACTCCGAAAACAAGTGCGGTTCCACCTTCAAAGCTGATACAATCACCAGGAGACCGTTCCCTGGACCAGTGGCGCGGACTGGCTTTGGTGTTGGTTCTGATCTCTCATGGATTTCATTATCCGGTGGATCGCGTGCCCGGGGTGGGCCGCGCCGGGGTGAACTTGTTTTTTTTCATTTCCGGCATTTTGGTGTTTCGCTCGTTGAGCAAGGGTCCGGAGCACTTCTGGCAAGGCGCGAAGTTTTTTTGGAAACGCAGGTTAAAACGGCTCATTCCCGCCAAATATTTTTATTTGATTTTTATCGCGATACTGTTGCTTCTGCTGCCGGCAACTCTTGCGCCGCGTGAATTCGCGCATTCGTACTTTGATGGATTACCCAGTTCTTTCCTCTATTATCGCAATTATTACATACCCACGATGGCAGCTTACTCGCCCGCGACGCATCTTCCGGAAAATCTCGCCGGCCACCTTTGGAGCCTGGCTTGTGAAATGCAATTTTATCTCCTGGCGCCGCTGATCTTTTTCCTGGGTGGCCGCGCGTTGGCGCGGCGATTAATGGTGTTCGGACTCATCCTGATGGCGATGCTAGCGGCGGGCGCCGCAGTACTGGGGAGGTCCGATTATAATCCTTATACGTTTCAAGTGGCAGCGTGGCCGATGATGGCTGGTTTTTTTTTTGCATTTCTTCACGTCTCGTTCCCGCAATTCATTCAAAGGCTTGGGCCGGCGATGGTGGGGATCGGAATATTTTCTTTCGCAGCTCTTACGATCGCGCTTCTCTCGCACCCGGCCAGCTATACCATGCATAAACAGGTTGTAGTCCTGGCAGGCACGCTATTCGTGGCGGGATGCACGGGCTGTTATGTGACGGGAATCGCGCCACGCAATCTCTTCGGCGACATATTTCATTACCTCGGCAATCGCACGTATTCGATCTACCTTTGGCAGCAACCGCTGACCATCGGGGGGCTCATGGCTGGCGTTTTTCATCCGTGGGGGGCGCTGCTGGCCATCCCGATCGGCGCTCTTAGTTTTCGCTATTTTGAGCGGCCTTTTATGTCCAAATTTAAAAAGCCCCAGGATGCCTCCCGCCGGTGA
- a CDS encoding GDSL-type esterase/lipase family protein — translation MLGLLLFISGVMNVALVKAVRFFYARELAVRRQPRSLRAGAHTGNQSGIRVLLLGDSRMAEWPELPANYYTINAGAPAETTAQILLGARAVLDSEKPDVVVIQAGINDLKAIGVSPADAVEIKTNCFRNLCELVALARERQAKVILTLILPGGKIPIARRLFWSEEVNRAVIEVNQQLSHLYGGQPGIVILDLRKVLADDNSATSLLDNYRDALHLKPEAYQKLQAALLALLEQPRTPAKEPAKN, via the coding sequence GTGCTCGGACTGTTGCTGTTCATTTCCGGCGTGATGAATGTGGCGCTGGTCAAAGCGGTGCGTTTTTTCTACGCGCGCGAATTGGCGGTCCGCCGCCAGCCGAGGTCATTGCGCGCAGGGGCGCACACCGGCAATCAGTCAGGAATTCGGGTGCTTTTGCTGGGCGACTCGCGCATGGCTGAGTGGCCGGAGCTGCCGGCCAATTATTACACCATCAATGCCGGCGCCCCCGCGGAAACGACTGCGCAGATCCTGCTGGGTGCGCGGGCGGTCCTCGATTCCGAGAAACCCGACGTGGTGGTGATTCAAGCGGGCATCAATGATTTGAAGGCGATTGGGGTATCCCCAGCCGACGCGGTAGAAATCAAAACCAATTGCTTTCGTAATCTCTGCGAACTGGTGGCGCTCGCCCGTGAACGCCAGGCGAAGGTGATCCTTACGCTGATACTTCCGGGCGGCAAAATTCCCATTGCGCGAAGGTTATTTTGGTCAGAGGAGGTGAATCGCGCGGTCATAGAAGTCAATCAGCAACTGTCACATCTATATGGCGGCCAGCCTGGAATCGTCATTCTGGACTTGCGAAAAGTTCTGGCTGACGACAATTCGGCCACGTCATTGTTAGACAATTATCGCGATGCGCTGCATCTCAAGCCTGAAGCATATCAAAAACTGCAAGCGGCACTTTTAGCTTTATTGGAACAGCCGCGTACGCCGGCAAAGGAACCGGCTAAGAATTAA
- a CDS encoding aminotransferase class V-fold PLP-dependent enzyme, with translation MAHVKLHIPGPVEVSEKTFRAFSSPMIGHRGQGFKDLYAKMQPQLQSLFYTKQLVYLSTSSAWGIMEGAIRNLVTKRVLNCMCGAFSDKWLDVSLRCGKSAEGLKAEWGSPIRAQQVDAQLATGKFDALTLIHNETSTGVMSPLAEIAALKQKYPDVMFIVDAVSSLTATKIEFDALGIDVLLAGTQKAFAMPPGLAVFAASPAALAKAATVKDRGYYFDFIEFQKNAEGHMTPSTPSIGHIYALSSKLDEFFAEGLDARFARHAKLAQMTHAWAAKHGFTLYPEKGFESVTLTCVNNGAKPGGRTVDVAKLQKLVKEQGFLIDGGYGKIKGLTFRLSNMGDETEATMNQLYAALDNAMKQL, from the coding sequence ATGGCACACGTTAAACTCCATATTCCGGGCCCAGTCGAAGTCAGCGAAAAAACCTTTCGCGCCTTCTCCTCACCCATGATCGGCCACCGCGGCCAGGGCTTCAAAGACCTTTACGCCAAAATGCAGCCCCAGCTGCAATCCCTGTTCTACACCAAACAACTCGTTTACCTCAGCACCTCCTCCGCCTGGGGCATCATGGAAGGCGCCATTCGCAACCTCGTCACCAAACGCGTCCTCAACTGCATGTGCGGCGCCTTCTCCGACAAATGGCTCGACGTCTCCCTCCGCTGCGGCAAATCGGCCGAAGGCCTCAAAGCCGAATGGGGCTCGCCCATCCGCGCCCAACAAGTGGACGCCCAACTCGCCACCGGCAAGTTCGACGCCCTCACCCTCATCCACAATGAGACCTCCACCGGCGTCATGAGTCCCCTCGCGGAAATCGCCGCCCTCAAGCAAAAATATCCCGACGTCATGTTCATCGTGGATGCTGTCAGCTCCCTCACCGCCACCAAAATCGAATTCGATGCCCTTGGCATAGACGTCCTCCTCGCCGGCACGCAAAAAGCCTTCGCCATGCCCCCCGGCCTTGCCGTCTTCGCCGCCTCACCCGCCGCCCTGGCCAAAGCCGCCACCGTCAAAGACCGCGGTTACTACTTCGACTTCATCGAATTCCAAAAAAATGCCGAAGGCCACATGACCCCCAGCACCCCCAGCATCGGCCATATCTACGCCCTCAGCTCCAAACTCGACGAATTCTTTGCTGAAGGCCTCGACGCCCGGTTCGCGCGCCACGCCAAGCTCGCCCAAATGACCCATGCGTGGGCCGCCAAACACGGCTTCACCCTGTATCCCGAAAAAGGCTTTGAATCCGTCACCCTCACCTGCGTCAACAACGGCGCCAAACCCGGTGGCCGCACCGTGGACGTCGCCAAACTCCAAAAACTCGTCAAAGAACAAGGCTTCCTCATAGACGGCGGCTACGGCAAAATCAAAGGCCTAACCTTCCGCCTCTCCAACATGGGCGACGAAACCGAAGCCACCATGAACCAACTCTACGCCGCCCTGGATAATGCGATGAAGCAGTTGTAA
- a CDS encoding TIGR03790 family protein, producing MSNHTLKDRGAKIIFAAASVLLLFSWSSGAADVKKRTADEVLLVVNTESPISKAIADDYAGKRGVKNILSLQCADSAVSRKNETISLSNFVREIEAPMRAYLAAHSGINFIVLTKGVPIRITGSPWGSCDEHSREPENIRGHPSVDSYLAAMDYTNLPGALKIDITGSGAIGCAYSNRYWNATEPFSHAKFGGYLVTRLDGYTEADAKSLVARSLEAEKNIGEILKQGKVLLDVEPVFGLGDKATQPGPITNVVIRTESAWSEFNADMLHANDVLTSRGIPVELDVTKKFIAGRSNLLGYFSWGSNDEKSWQGNEFYSPEAYLSLYFAPGSLSDTAVSTSARTFLPTKGGQSLMTDLIAHGLTCAKGYVDEPELQGIASPTIALGRYTEGYTMAESFYAASHFVCWEDVVIGDPLCAPYFGRAEK from the coding sequence ATGAGCAACCACACTTTGAAGGACAGAGGGGCGAAGATTATTTTCGCGGCGGCTTCGGTTTTGCTTTTATTTTCGTGGAGCAGCGGAGCGGCGGATGTGAAGAAGCGGACGGCGGATGAAGTCCTGCTGGTGGTGAATACGGAGAGTCCGATTTCGAAGGCGATTGCGGACGACTACGCTGGCAAGCGCGGGGTGAAAAATATTTTGTCTCTGCAATGTGCGGACTCGGCGGTGAGCCGGAAGAATGAAACGATTTCGCTTTCCAATTTTGTGCGCGAGATTGAGGCGCCAATGCGCGCGTATTTAGCGGCGCACAGCGGAATTAATTTCATTGTCTTGACGAAAGGTGTGCCGATCCGCATCACGGGTTCGCCATGGGGAAGTTGCGATGAGCATAGCCGCGAGCCGGAAAATATTCGCGGGCATCCGTCGGTGGATAGTTACCTGGCGGCGATGGACTATACGAATCTGCCCGGCGCGCTGAAGATTGACATCACGGGTTCGGGAGCGATCGGGTGTGCGTATTCAAATCGTTATTGGAATGCGACGGAACCATTTTCGCACGCGAAATTCGGCGGCTATCTCGTGACGCGATTGGATGGTTATACCGAGGCGGATGCGAAATCACTCGTGGCGCGCTCGCTCGAGGCCGAGAAAAATATCGGGGAGATTTTGAAGCAGGGAAAAGTGTTGCTGGACGTGGAACCGGTTTTTGGTTTGGGTGACAAAGCGACGCAACCGGGGCCGATCACGAATGTGGTCATCCGCACGGAATCGGCGTGGAGCGAATTCAACGCGGACATGCTGCACGCGAACGACGTCCTGACCAGTCGCGGCATTCCCGTGGAGTTGGACGTGACGAAAAAGTTCATCGCGGGCCGTTCCAATTTGCTAGGGTATTTTTCGTGGGGCAGCAATGACGAGAAGTCGTGGCAGGGAAATGAATTTTATTCGCCGGAAGCTTATCTCTCGCTTTACTTCGCGCCGGGCTCGTTGTCGGACACGGCGGTATCAACGAGTGCGCGGACATTTTTGCCGACAAAGGGCGGGCAATCGCTGATGACGGATTTGATCGCACACGGTTTGACTTGCGCCAAGGGTTATGTGGACGAACCGGAATTGCAAGGCATCGCCTCGCCGACGATTGCCCTGGGCCGCTACACGGAAGGTTACACGATGGCAGAAAGTTTTTATGCGGCGTCCCATTTTGTTTGCTGGGAGGACGTGGTGATCGGCGATCCGTTATGCGCGCCGTATTTTGGCCGCGCGGAAAAATAA
- the hpnA gene encoding hopanoid-associated sugar epimerase: MNCFVTGASGFVGANLVHELAARGHRVKALLRPNADLRGLNGVDFERVTGDVSQPDTYVDALKGCDWVFHVAASYHLWLRDYAPMYAANVDGTRHILESAIRAGCSRIVYTSTVGCVGLPREFRGQLGAPTDETALVKEKQLTNHYKISKWRAEQIALKLASQGWPIVIVNPSAPIGPRDVKPTPTGKVIVDFLNRKMPAYLDTGLNWVHVRDVAIGHILAAEKGRAGERYILGHAEGNLSMKEAFAILNQLTGIAAPKWQIPYGVALGAAYVDEGISKLTGKAPKAPLAGVRMAFYKMYFNPAKAIKELGLPQTPPRQALADAVEWFRVNGYAK, translated from the coding sequence ATGAATTGTTTTGTCACTGGCGCCTCGGGTTTTGTCGGGGCGAATCTCGTTCACGAATTAGCCGCGCGCGGGCATCGCGTGAAAGCATTGTTGCGGCCCAATGCGGATTTGCGCGGCCTGAATGGAGTGGATTTCGAGCGCGTTACCGGCGATGTCAGCCAGCCTGATACTTATGTGGACGCACTGAAAGGTTGCGATTGGGTTTTTCACGTTGCCGCAAGCTATCATCTTTGGCTTCGCGATTACGCGCCGATGTATGCGGCAAATGTGGACGGCACGCGGCATATTCTCGAGTCGGCGATTCGCGCCGGTTGCTCGCGTATCGTTTACACGAGCACGGTCGGATGCGTGGGCCTGCCTAGGGAATTTCGCGGTCAGTTAGGCGCTCCCACTGACGAGACGGCGCTGGTCAAAGAAAAGCAATTAACCAATCACTATAAAATTTCCAAATGGCGCGCTGAACAAATTGCGCTCAAACTCGCGTCGCAGGGCTGGCCCATCGTCATCGTCAATCCCAGTGCGCCCATCGGCCCGCGCGATGTGAAACCCACGCCCACCGGCAAGGTCATCGTGGATTTTCTGAATCGCAAGATGCCCGCGTATCTGGACACGGGATTGAATTGGGTTCACGTTCGCGATGTCGCCATCGGCCATATTCTCGCCGCGGAAAAAGGCCGCGCGGGCGAGCGTTACATTCTTGGCCACGCGGAAGGGAATCTCAGCATGAAGGAAGCCTTCGCGATTCTTAACCAACTCACCGGCATTGCCGCTCCGAAATGGCAGATTCCTTATGGCGTCGCTCTCGGCGCGGCATACGTGGACGAGGGCATTTCCAAATTGACCGGCAAGGCGCCCAAGGCTCCGCTCGCGGGCGTGCGCATGGCATTTTACAAAATGTATTTTAATCCCGCCAAAGCCATCAAGGAACTCGGCCTTCCCCAAACTCCGCCGCGTCAGGCGCTCGCCGATGCCGTCGAATGGTTTCGTGTCAACGGCTACGCGAAATAA
- the mtnA gene encoding S-methyl-5-thioribose-1-phosphate isomerase codes for MNVAIRGRTQHYRTVAFDAEKNQVLLIEQRLLPHEFKIVAMRDFHETAASIRDMIVRGAGAIGATAAYGLAQGVRAFHGKNLRTFQQHTEKVYQTLKNARPTAVDPVNAMNDVRRAMSAGQSVEEQQALALAAAEEFAQDDVRHCEEIGKHGASLVRSGMRLLTHCNAGWLAFVDIGSATAPMYAAQAQGKKFHVYCDETRPRSQGATLTAWELAQQGISHQIIPDNAAGHLMQRGKIDLVIVGSDRTLGRTGEVANKIGTYTKAVLAKRHGIPFYVAIPLSTIDWNIRSGFDIPIEERDASEVLGAWGLTRGGHREYVRVGNPGSGAFNAGFDVTPAELITGIITPAGIFKPRELWKQRKKLGFSEKRGA; via the coding sequence ATGAATGTCGCCATTCGTGGACGCACGCAACATTATCGCACCGTCGCATTCGACGCGGAAAAAAATCAAGTGTTGTTGATCGAGCAACGCCTATTGCCGCATGAATTTAAGATCGTGGCGATGCGCGATTTTCACGAAACCGCCGCGTCCATCAGAGACATGATCGTGCGCGGCGCGGGCGCCATTGGTGCCACGGCAGCATACGGTTTGGCGCAAGGCGTACGTGCCTTTCACGGAAAAAATTTGCGCACCTTTCAACAACACACGGAAAAAGTTTATCAGACATTGAAGAACGCGCGGCCCACCGCCGTTGATCCCGTAAACGCAATGAATGATGTGCGGCGCGCGATGTCCGCCGGCCAAAGCGTCGAAGAACAGCAGGCCCTCGCGCTCGCCGCGGCGGAGGAATTCGCGCAAGACGATGTGCGGCATTGCGAAGAGATCGGCAAACACGGCGCGTCGCTGGTGCGTTCCGGGATGCGCTTGCTGACCCATTGCAATGCGGGCTGGTTGGCGTTCGTGGACATCGGCAGTGCGACGGCTCCGATGTATGCCGCGCAGGCGCAAGGAAAAAAATTTCACGTCTATTGCGACGAGACGCGTCCGCGTTCCCAAGGCGCAACCCTCACCGCATGGGAACTCGCGCAACAAGGCATCTCACACCAGATTATTCCAGACAATGCGGCGGGACATTTGATGCAACGCGGCAAAATTGATTTAGTCATCGTCGGCAGCGATCGCACGCTGGGACGCACCGGAGAAGTTGCAAATAAAATTGGCACCTACACCAAGGCGGTGTTGGCCAAGCGGCACGGCATTCCATTTTACGTGGCGATTCCGTTATCCACCATTGATTGGAATATCCGCAGCGGCTTCGACATCCCGATCGAGGAACGAGACGCCAGCGAAGTGCTCGGCGCCTGGGGCCTGACGCGCGGCGGACACCGCGAATACGTGCGCGTGGGAAATCCCGGCAGCGGCGCATTCAACGCGGGCTTCGACGTGACCCCGGCGGAATTGATCACGGGAATTATTACGCCCGCAGGAATTTTCAAACCGCGAGAATTGTGGAAACAGCGAAAGAAACTTGGATTCAGTGAAAAACGTGGAGCGTGA
- a CDS encoding tyrosine-type recombinase/integrase: MRQRYRLYRRKNGGRYYVHDDVTGKQESLGTSDRATAVRLFHSKNEAVQQPAVNLQIARAYLVASDPQIATRNWQFVMDEMVKLKKNETQHRWQTAIKDKAFNIIRHLPILETRPEHFLRVLETGKVSTNVYLRRIHNFALDMTWLPWPVIVKRQWPKVQFKDKRAITWEEHQAIVARELNPERKAFYQLAWHLGASQTDLACLEAENIDWEHNAISFARRKTGSIAIMRFDDDMAEILRDLPGSGPLFPYLRTVRSGDRATEFHQRCAGLGIKGVTLHSYRYAWAERAKKAGYPERFAQEALGHNSKAIHRAYARRAQVELPPLSEFERMRTKFAEMSKALEPIMAKA; this comes from the coding sequence ATGAGACAACGATACAGACTCTATCGCCGAAAAAACGGTGGACGCTACTACGTCCACGACGACGTGACCGGCAAACAGGAAAGCCTCGGCACCAGTGATCGGGCCACCGCCGTCAGGCTGTTCCATTCCAAAAACGAGGCGGTTCAACAGCCAGCAGTAAATTTGCAAATCGCCCGCGCCTATCTTGTCGCCAGCGATCCGCAGATTGCCACCCGCAACTGGCAGTTCGTCATGGATGAAATGGTCAAACTCAAAAAAAATGAGACCCAGCACCGCTGGCAGACCGCCATCAAGGACAAGGCGTTCAATATCATCCGGCATCTGCCAATTTTGGAAACGAGGCCGGAACATTTCTTGCGCGTGCTCGAAACCGGAAAAGTTTCAACCAATGTCTATTTGCGGCGTATCCACAACTTCGCCCTGGACATGACGTGGCTGCCGTGGCCGGTCATTGTGAAACGGCAGTGGCCGAAAGTTCAGTTCAAGGACAAACGCGCCATCACTTGGGAGGAACATCAGGCCATCGTCGCCCGCGAACTGAATCCTGAACGCAAGGCGTTCTATCAACTCGCGTGGCATCTGGGCGCATCACAAACCGATCTGGCGTGTCTCGAAGCGGAAAATATTGATTGGGAACACAACGCCATCAGTTTCGCGCGCAGGAAGACCGGCTCCATTGCCATCATGCGTTTCGACGACGACATGGCGGAAATTCTCCGGGATCTGCCGGGGAGCGGTCCACTGTTTCCGTATTTGCGCACGGTTCGTTCCGGCGACCGAGCAACGGAATTTCACCAGCGTTGCGCTGGTTTGGGCATCAAAGGTGTCACCCTGCATTCATATCGGTATGCGTGGGCGGAACGCGCCAAGAAAGCCGGTTATCCTGAACGGTTCGCGCAAGAGGCGCTGGGACACAACAGCAAGGCCATCCACCGCGCGTATGCACGTCGGGCGCAGGTGGAACTGCCGCCATTGAGCGAGTTTGAACGGATGCGCACCAAGTTCGCGGAAATGTCCAAAGCCCTTGAGCCCATTATGGCCAAGGCATAA